A single Triticum dicoccoides isolate Atlit2015 ecotype Zavitan chromosome 2A, WEW_v2.0, whole genome shotgun sequence DNA region contains:
- the LOC119355841 gene encoding uncharacterized protein LOC119355841, with protein sequence MAGSARSAAAKHAYRMFTPSRSAAARGSPGSAADEFDESDVWGSFGGADSGPAELARARTIPSSARASGRKKPLDHAHAGPGAVPGSLPMSIPDWQKILGVEYRGHHAGEWELYGDDDDDYGKLGAGCRSGAVVPPHELAWRSRAASLSVHEGVGRTLKGRDLSRVRDAVWKRTGFED encoded by the coding sequence ATGGCCGGGAGCGCGAGGTCGGCGGCCGCGAAGCACGCGTACCGGATGTTCACGCCGTCCCGgagcgcggcggcgcggggcagccCCGGCAGCGCGGCGGACGAGTTCGACGAGTCGGACGTCTGGGGCTCGTTCGGCGGGGCGGACTCCGGCCCCGCGGAGCTCGCGCGCGCCCGCACGATCCCGTCGTCCGCCCGCGCCAGCGGCCGGAAGAAGCCGCTGGACCATGCCCATGCCGGCCCCGGCGCCGTGCCCGGGTCGCTGCCGATGAGCATCCCAGACTGGCAGAAGATCCTGGGGGTCGAGTACAGGGGCCACCACGCCGGCGAGTGGGAGCTctacggcgacgacgacgacgactacggCAAGCTGGGCGCCGGCTGCCGGAGCGGCGCGGTGGTGCCGCCGCACGAGCTGGCGTGGCGCAGCCGCGCCGCGTCCCTGTCGGTGCACGAGGGGGTCGGCAGGACGCTCAAGGGGCGCGACCTCAGCCGCGTCCGCGACGCCGTCTGGAAGAGGACCGGCTTCGAGGACTGA